A part of Periplaneta americana isolate PAMFEO1 chromosome 17, P.americana_PAMFEO1_priV1, whole genome shotgun sequence genomic DNA contains:
- the LOC138693237 gene encoding zinc finger protein 723-like: MMDVIKEEREVDPLAIECSDNIESDEKKPLSEEGNLLHLHAVEIKTECVDYSYDPTSQFKAEETAIPTDFVMSKCEDEEGNLSPLEVTWIKTECVDQSDDIKPEMMVEDTTPVPIGCPMVKTEVDDEALFDVGRIQQEHNVGVSSKVDEVLTESILVNVGRSVSQEDAGIDREEDKLTQSSSRKPDGPNITDNCINQVFGTPQSLKLNFHTDTMRKPLKCDVCGKCFRSSCDLNGHSLVHKDERTFKCEECGKCFPHYQHLKKHLRIHSAVRPFKCEVCGKCFTGSYNLNRHRHFHTGERPLKCVVCGKGFSEMATLKTHVRIHTGERPFKCVVCGKCFVASSNLIEHLRIHTGEKPFKCELCDKCFSVLGNLQKHVLIHTNEKPFKCDECGKCFSQSSALRRHNRVHTGERPFKCDVCGKCFSQSSALKTHVRIHTGEKPFKCELCGKCFSELGVLNRHALIHTR, translated from the exons ATGATGGATGTGATCAAGGAGGAACGAGAGGTTGACCCATTGGCTATAGAATGCAGTGACAACATTGAGTCAGATGAGAAGAAGCCCTTATCAGAG GAAGGGAATTTATTGCATCTCCACGCGGTTGAAATAAAGACAGAATGCGTGGACTACAGCTATGATCCCACATCTCAGTTTAAAGCTGAGGAAACTGCAATACCAACTGATTTTGTTATGTCGAAGTGTGAAGATGAG GAAGGGAATTTATCGCCTCTGGAAGTGACATGGATTAAGACAGAATGCGTGGACCAAAGTGACGATATCAAACCAGAGATGATGGTTGAAGACACCACTCCAGTGCCTATCGGCTGTCCTATGGTGAAAACTGAAGTTGATGAT GAAGCTTTGTTCGATGTGGGCAGAATTCAGCAGGAACACAATGTCGGAGTATCTTCCAAAGTGGATGAAGTGTTGACTGAGAG catTCTGGTTAATGTTGGGAGGAGTGTGTCACAAGAGGATGCAGGCATTGATCGTGAAGAAGACAAATTGACACAGAGTAGTAGCCGCAAACCAGACGGACCAAACATTACAGATAATTGTATCAACCAGGTTTTTGGAACACCGCAATCTCTGAAACTTAATTTTCATACAGACACAATGAGAAAGCCATtgaaatgcgatgtctgtggaaagtgtttcagAAGCTCTTGCGATTTGAACGGACATTCTCTCGTTCACAAAGACGAAAGGACATTCAAGTGCGAAGAATGTGGAAAATGTTTTCCACACTACCAACACTTAAAGAAACATCTACGCATTCACAGTGCCgtaaggccattcaaatgcgaggtaTGTGGTAAGTGTTTCACAGGATCGTATAATTTAAATAGACATCGCCACTTTCACACAGGGGAAAGGCCATTGAAATGCGTGGTGTGTGGAAAGGGTTTCTCAGAAATGGCAACTTTAAAGACACATGTACGTATTcacacaggcgaaaggccattTAAATGCGTCGTGTGTGGGAAGTGTTTTGTAGCATCGTCAAATTTAATTGAACATTTACGCATTCACACgggcgaaaagccattcaaatgcgagttGTGTGATAAGTGTTTCTCAGTATTGGGTAACTTACAGAAACATGTACTCATTCACACAAAcgaaaaaccattcaaatgcgatgaatgtggaaaatgtttctcacAATCGTCAGCATTAAGGAGACATAATCGTGTTCACActggcgaaaggccattcaaatgcgatgtatgtggaaagtgtttctcacaatCGTCAGCGTTAAAAACACATGTTCGTATTCACActggcgaaaagccattcaaatgcgagctgtgtggtaagtgtttctcagaATTGGGAGTGTTAAACAGACATGCTCTCATTCACACACGCTAA